The Ziziphus jujuba cultivar Dongzao chromosome 7, ASM3175591v1 genome includes a region encoding these proteins:
- the LOC107424876 gene encoding cytochrome P450 81Q32-like, whose protein sequence is MEDALFYTFLSLIIFLIAFFILQYRSLYKNLPPGPISLPIIGHLHLLKPPVHRTFHRLSQNYGPIFTLWFGSRRVVVVSSPSAVEECFTKNDIVLANRPRLLMGKHVSYNYTTVVVSPYGDHWRNLRRIGSLEIFSSTRLNMFLGIRKDEIMSLLCKLSRNSLRDFAKVEMKSLLTDLTFNIIMRMVAGKRYYGDDVTDKEEAQNFREVIEEVFASGGATNPGDFLPIFKWIGINGYERKIEKLAKRTDRLLQGLIEEHRRNEGSRNTIIDHLLSLQQSQPEYYTDQIIKGFVLIMLLAGTDTSAVTLEWAMSNLLNHPHILEKARAELDAQIGQQKLVDESDLSKLPYLQNIISETLRLYPAAPLLVPHCSSQHCTIGGYDIPRDTILLVNAWAIHRDPELWDNPESFKPERFEKGDVEVYKLMPFGIGRRACPGMGLAQRVVGLTLASLIQCFEWERVSEKQVDMTESKGLTMPKALPLEAMCKAREIMDNIFSHSSIKF, encoded by the exons ATGGAAGATGCTCTGTTCTACACATTTCTTTCCCTTATCATCTTTCTCATTGCTTTCTTCATCCTCCAATATAGGTCACTTTACAAAAACCTCCCACCTGGACCAATTTCTCTTCCAATTATAGGTCATCTCCATCTCTTAAAACCCCCAGTCCACCGAACTTTCCACCGTCTCTCCCAAAACTACGGCCCAATTTTCACTCTCTGGTTCGGATCTCGCCGCGTCGTTGTGGTATCGTCTCCTTCGGCCGTCGAAGAATGCTTCACCAAAAACGACATCGTTCTCGCCAACCGACCTCGGTTGCTCATGGGAAAGCACGTGAGCTACAACTACACAACTGTTGTAGTGTCTCCGTACGGTGATCACTGGCGCAACCTCCGCCGTATTGGTTCTTTGGAGATCTTCTCGTCGACCCGGCTCAACATGTTCTTGGGCATCCGAAAGGACGAGATCATGAGCTTGTTGTGCAAGCTTTCGCGAAATTCACTCCGAGATTTCGCCAAGGTGGAAATGAAATCTTTGCTAACGGACCTGACCTTCAACATCATAATGAGAATGGTAGCGGGGAAGCGGTACTATGGGGACGATGTCACTGATAAGGAAGAAGCACAGAATTTCAGGGAGGTAATAGAGGAGGTATTTGCGAGTGGTGGGGCGACAAATCCAGGAGATTTCTTACCTATTTTCAAATGGATCGGAATTAATGGTTATGAAAGGAAGATTGAAAAGCTTGCTAAAAGGACAGATCGTTTACTACAAGGTCTAATTGAGGAGCATCGGAGAAACGAAGGAAGTAGAAACACCATCATTGATCATCTGCTCTCTTTGCAACAATCACAACCTGAATACTACACCGACCAAATTATCAAAGGATTTGTACTG ATAATGCTACTGGCTGGTACGGACACATCGGCAGTGACATTAGAATGGGCAATGTCCAATCTGCTTAACCATCCCCATATCTTAGAAAAGGCTAGAGCCGAATTGGATGCTCAAATTGGGCAACAGAAATTGGTGGACGAATCAGATCTTTCAAAACTACCTTATCTCCAAAACATTATCTCCGAGACTCTTCGATTGTATCCAGCAGCTCCATTGCTGGTGCCTCATTGCTCATCCCAACACTGTACAATTGGGGGATACGACATCCCGCGTGACACTATCTTACTAGTCAATGCATGGGCCATACATAGAGACCCTGAGCTCTGGGATAATCCAGAAAGTTTCAAGCCCGAAAGGTTCGAGAAGGGTGATGTTGAGGTCTACAAGCTCATGCCATTTGGAATTGGAAGGAGGGCATGCCCTGGAATGGGCCTAGCCCAACGTGTAGTGGGCTTGACTTTGGCGTCGTTGATTCAGTGCTTTGAATGGGAAAGGGTCAGCGAAAAACAAGTTGACATGACTGAAAGTAAGGGGCTCACCATGCCGAAAGCTCTGCCATTGGAGGCCATGTGTAAAGCACGTGAGATCATGGACAATATTTTCTCACATTCATCTATCAAATTTTAG
- the LOC125423902 gene encoding cytochrome P450 81Q32-like, whose translation MEDALFYTCLSLITIVFAFKLFYLQYRSSYKNLPPGPFSLPIIGHLHLLKPPVHRTLRRLSQNYGPIFTLWFGSRRVVVVSSPLAVEECFTKNDVVLANRPRLLMGKHVYYNYTTVVVCPYGDHRRNLRRIGSLEIFSSSRLNMFLGIRKDEIKLLLCKLSHNSRQKFSKVEMKSSLAKLTFNITMRMVAGERYYGDDATTDKEEAQNFREVIEEVMVCGGTTNPRDFLAILKWIGINGFERRIQKLAKKTDRLLQGLIEQHRRSQGSRNTMIDHLLSLQQSQPEYYTDQIIKGFILIMILAGTDTSAVTLEWAMSNLLNHPHVLEKAKAELDAQIGQQRLVDESDLSKLPYLQNIISETLRLYPAAPLLGPHFSSEDCTVGGYHRPCDTILLVNAWAIHRDPELWDDPESFKPERFENGEVEIYKLMPFGIGRRACPGIGLAQRVVGLTLASLIQCFEWERVSEKLVDMTEGNGLTMPKALPLEAMCKAREMVDNILSDSTYEILNMRKTI comes from the exons ATGGAAGATGCTCTGTTCTACACATGTCTTTCCCTTATCACCATTGTCTTCGCTTTCAAGCTCTTCTACCTCCAATATAGATCATCTTACAAAAACCTCCCACCTGGACCATTTTCTCTTCCGATTATTGGTCATCTCCATCTCTTAAAGCCTCCTGTCCACAGAACTTTACGCCGTCTCTCCCAAAACTACGGCCCAATTTTCACTCTCTGGTTCGGATCTCGCCGCGTCGTTGTGGTATCGTCTCCCTTGGCCGTCGAAGAATGCTTCACCAAAAACGACGTTGTTCTCGCCAACCGACCTCGGTTGCTAATGGGAAAACACGTGTACTACAACTACACAACTGTCGTGGTGTGTCCGTACGGTGATCACCGGCGCAACCTTCGCCGTATTGGTTCTTTAGAGATCTTCTCGTCGAGCCGCCTCAACATGTTCTTGGGAATCCGAAAGGACGAAATCAAGTTGTTGCTGTGTAAGCTCTCGCATAATTCACGACAAAAATTTTCCAAGGTGGAGATGAAATCGTCGCTTGCAAAGCTGACATTTAAc ATCACAATGAGAATGGTAGCAGGAGAGCGGTACTATGGGGACGATGCGACCACTGATAAGGAAGAAGCACAGAATTTCAGAGAGGTTATAGAGGAGGTAATGGTGTGTGGTGGGACAACAAATCCAAGAGATTTCTTGGCTATCTTGAAATGGATTGGAATTAATGGTTTTGAAAGGAGGATACAAAAGCTTGCTAAAAAGACGGATCGTTTACTGCAAGGTCTAATTGAGCAGCATCGGAGAAGCCAGGGGAGTAGAAACACCATGATTGATCATCTACTCTCTTTGCAACAGTCACAACCCGAATACTACACCGACCAAATTATCAAAGGATTTATACTG ATAATGATACTGGCTGGAACGGACACATCAGCAGTGACATTAGAATGGGCAATGTCCAATCTGCTTAACCATCCCCATGTCTTAGAAAAGGCTAAAGCCGAATTGGATGCTCAAATTGGGCAACAGAGATTAGTGGACGAATCAGATCTTTCAAAATTACCTTACCTCCAAAACATAATCTCCGAGACCCTTCGACTTTACCCAGCAGCACCATTGCTCGGGCCTCACTTCTCATCCGAAGACTGTACTGTTGGAGGATATCACAGGCCATGTGACactattttattggttaatgCATGGGCCATACATAGAGATCCTGAGCTTTGGGATGATCCAGAAAGTTTCAAGCCTGAGAGGTTCGAAAATGGTGAGGTTGAGATCTACAAGCTCATGCCATTCGGAATTGGAAGGAGGGCTTGTCCTGGAATCGGCCTAGCCCAACGTGTAGTGGGCTTGACTTTGGCGTCATTGATTCAGTGCTTTGAATGGGAAAGGGTTAGTGAGAAACTAGTTGACATGACTGAAGGTAATGGGCTCACGATGCCGAAAGCTTTGCCATTGGAGGCCATGTGTAAAGCACGTGAGATGGTGGACAATATTCTCTCAGATTCAACCTATGAAATTCTAAATATGCGTAAAACAATTTGA
- the LOC125423930 gene encoding (+)-piperitol/(+)-sesamin synthase CYP81Q1 translates to MTGFNIGMRMVAGKRYYGDKVMNEEEACQFRDIIKEMVSYAVSNIPGDFLPLFNWIGCNGSYESRIRNLGNRMDQFMQGLVDEHRKRKESENTTIDHLLSLQKSQPDYCYTDQIIKGLVLVLLLAGTDTSSVTIEWALANLLNHPHILKKARIELDEHVGQQRLVDEQDRSKLPYLQNIISETYLAAPNLVPHFSSADCQVGGYDVPQGTIVLINAWAIHRDPSMWDDPDSFKPERFEVDKDEHDEMPYKLLPYGIGRRSCPGAGLAQLIMGLTLGSLIQGLEWAKVSDEKIDMAQGEGMTMPKAVPLEVTCKACPIMGNVLLVSWDQI, encoded by the exons atgACAGGG TTCAACATCGGAATGAGGATGGTTGCCGGGAAGCGATACTACGGTGACAAGGTGATGAATGAGGAAGAAGCTTGCCAATTTAGAGACATAATTAAGGAGATGGTTTCTTATGCGGTATCAAATATTCCAGGAGACTTCTTGCCCTTATTCAATTGGATCGGATGCAATGGTAGTTATGAAAGCAGGATACGGAATCTTGGTAATAGGATGGACCAGTTCATGCAAGGCTTGGTTGACGAGCATCGGAAAAGGAAAGAGAGCGAAAACACCACGATTGATCATTTactttctttgcaaaaatcgcAGCCTGACTACTGCTACACTGACCAAATTATCAAAGGCCTTGTACTG GTATTGTTATTGGCTGGGACGGACACATCATCAGTGACAATAGAATGGGCTTTGGCCAATCTATTAAACCATCCCCATATCTTGAAGaaagctagaattgaacttgaTGAACATGTTGGGCAACAACGTTTGGTGGATGAACAAGATCGTTCTAAACTACCATACCTCCAAAATATCATCTCCGAAACATACCTAGCAGCGCCAAACCTTGTGCCACATTTCTCTTCCGCCGATTGCCAAGTTGGCGGATATGACGTGCCGCAGGGTACCATTGTATTGATTAATGCATGGGCGATACACAGAGATCCTAGTATGTGGGATGATCCAGATAGTTTTAAACCTgagagatttgaagtggataAAGATGAACATGATGAGATGCCGTACAAGCTACTGCCATATGGCATTGGAAGGAGGTCATGTCCTGGAGCTGGGCTGGCCCAACTTATAATGGGCTTAACATTGGGCTCTTTGATTCAGGGCCTAGAGTGGGCGAAAGTGAGCGACGAGAAAATTGATATGGCCCAAGGTGAAGGTATGACTATGCCCAAAGCTGTTCCGTTGGAGGTCACGTGTAAAGCATGTCCTATTATGGGCAATGTTCTCTTAGTGTCTTGGGatcaaatttaa